A single genomic interval of Nonomuraea rubra harbors:
- a CDS encoding GNAT family N-acetyltransferase, whose translation MISPYVRSYQSRDLDSVYDICVRTADAGGDARGMYASDRLMGDLFAAPYVILEPEHAHVVDDGEGNAVGYIVGTADTERFVRRYREEWIPRAALPVPADPPVTRDDEMLALHHRPERMILPELAGHPAHLHIDLLPDWQGKGWGRRLMGAFVDGLRGAGVEGLHLSMLTSNVAARAFYDRLGFEELAVPGAGVVTYLVRDTSPVR comes from the coding sequence ATGATCTCCCCTTATGTGCGTTCGTACCAGTCCCGGGATCTGGACAGTGTCTACGACATCTGCGTGCGCACCGCCGACGCCGGAGGCGACGCCCGCGGCATGTACGCCTCCGACCGGCTCATGGGCGACCTGTTCGCCGCCCCGTACGTGATCCTCGAGCCCGAGCACGCGCACGTGGTGGACGACGGCGAGGGCAACGCCGTCGGCTACATCGTGGGCACGGCCGACACCGAGCGGTTCGTGCGCCGTTACCGGGAGGAGTGGATCCCGCGCGCGGCGCTGCCCGTGCCCGCCGACCCGCCCGTGACGCGGGACGACGAGATGCTGGCCCTGCATCACCGGCCCGAGCGGATGATCCTGCCCGAGCTGGCGGGGCATCCGGCGCACCTGCACATCGACCTGCTGCCGGACTGGCAGGGCAAGGGGTGGGGGCGCAGGCTCATGGGCGCGTTCGTCGACGGGCTGCGCGGGGCGGGGGTCGAGGGCCTGCATCTGAGCATGCTGACCAGCAACGTGGCGGCGCGGGCCTTCTACGACCGCCTGGGGTTCGAGGAACTGGCCGTGCCGGGCGCGGGTGTGGTCACGTATCTCGTACGGGACACTTCGCCGGTGCGGTAG
- a CDS encoding helix-turn-helix domain-containing protein → MRKGDMAQQRRLLEGLGVTVAEETAYRALLRHGPATLSELATETGSSAAAIRRMLPRLEDLGLISRVAGRPLRLVATPPNIAIDILVARRQEELTHSRAAAALLATEVADRGGPHPEEVLEVVTGRDAVARRYLQLERNATREMLVLVHPPYAVDISDDRENRRRAARQGAPVTRGIYSPLAFEQPGMLAHTRRAIADGEQARLGQVPVKLAVADARTAILPLVSDEDRAVESALVVHPSALLDALVGLFETLWRAAVPLRLTPEGLEQDRQGPDEEVLALLAAGMKDDAIARQLGLSPRTVQRRVQVLCEQLGARTRFHAGFLAAHHDLLPE, encoded by the coding sequence GTGAGAAAGGGCGACATGGCGCAGCAGCGGCGATTACTCGAAGGTCTCGGCGTCACCGTCGCCGAGGAGACCGCCTACCGTGCCCTGCTCCGGCACGGCCCGGCGACGCTGAGCGAGCTGGCCACCGAGACCGGCTCGTCGGCCGCCGCCATCCGCCGCATGCTGCCCAGGCTGGAGGACCTCGGCCTGATCTCCCGCGTGGCCGGCCGCCCGCTCCGCCTCGTCGCCACGCCCCCGAACATCGCCATCGACATCCTCGTCGCCCGCCGCCAGGAGGAGCTCACCCACAGCCGCGCCGCCGCCGCCCTCCTGGCCACCGAGGTCGCCGACCGCGGCGGGCCGCATCCCGAGGAGGTGCTGGAGGTGGTGACCGGCCGCGACGCCGTGGCCAGGCGGTACCTCCAGCTCGAACGCAACGCCACCCGGGAGATGCTGGTGCTGGTGCATCCGCCGTACGCGGTGGACATCAGCGACGACCGCGAGAACCGCCGCCGCGCCGCCCGCCAGGGCGCGCCCGTCACCCGCGGCATCTACAGCCCGCTGGCCTTCGAGCAGCCCGGCATGCTGGCCCACACCCGCCGCGCGATCGCCGACGGCGAGCAGGCCCGGCTCGGCCAGGTGCCGGTCAAGCTCGCCGTCGCCGACGCCCGCACCGCCATCCTCCCGCTGGTCTCCGACGAGGACCGGGCCGTGGAGAGCGCCCTGGTCGTGCACCCGTCGGCGCTGCTGGACGCCCTGGTGGGCCTGTTCGAGACGCTCTGGCGTGCCGCCGTCCCGCTCCGCCTGACCCCGGAGGGCCTGGAACAGGACCGGCAGGGCCCCGACGAGGAGGTGCTGGCGCTGCTGGCGGCCGGCATGAAGGACGACGCCATCGCCCGGCAGCTCGGCCTGAGCCCGCGTACGGTGCAGCGCCGCGTCCAGGTGCTGTGCGAGCAGCTCGGCGCGCGGACCCGCTTCCACGCCGGTTTCCTCGCCGCCCACCACGACCTGCTGCCCGAGTGA
- a CDS encoding SDR family NAD(P)-dependent oxidoreductase yields MLGRFRLDGKVAIVTGASAGLGVAFARGLAEAGADVVICARRKERLEETRRLVEETGRRCLAVPADVAQPGDCDAVVAAAAEAMGSVDVLINNAGVGTAVPALRESPEEFRRVVEVNLHGTYWMAQACARVMRPGSSIVNIGSILGETTAGLPQAAYSASKAGVVGLTRDLAQQWTGRRGIRVNCLEPGFFASEMTEQYKPGYLEQMMESRVVMKRAGDPAELVAAAVFLASDAASYITGVALPVDGGILIT; encoded by the coding sequence GTGCTGGGGCGGTTCCGGCTCGACGGCAAGGTGGCGATCGTCACCGGGGCGTCCGCCGGGCTGGGGGTGGCGTTCGCGCGCGGCCTGGCCGAGGCGGGCGCCGACGTGGTGATCTGCGCCCGGCGCAAGGAGCGGCTGGAGGAGACGCGGCGGCTGGTCGAGGAGACCGGCCGCCGGTGCCTGGCCGTGCCCGCGGACGTGGCGCAGCCCGGCGACTGCGACGCGGTCGTGGCCGCCGCCGCCGAGGCCATGGGCTCCGTGGACGTGCTGATCAACAACGCCGGCGTCGGTACTGCCGTGCCCGCGCTGCGCGAGTCGCCCGAGGAGTTCCGCCGGGTGGTCGAGGTCAACCTGCACGGGACGTACTGGATGGCGCAGGCGTGCGCCCGCGTGATGCGGCCGGGCTCGTCGATCGTGAACATCGGCAGCATCCTCGGCGAGACCACGGCCGGGCTGCCCCAGGCCGCCTACAGCGCGTCCAAGGCCGGGGTGGTCGGGCTGACGCGCGACCTGGCACAGCAGTGGACCGGGCGGCGCGGCATCCGCGTCAACTGCCTGGAGCCCGGCTTCTTCGCCTCGGAGATGACCGAGCAGTACAAGCCGGGCTACCTGGAGCAGATGATGGAGTCGCGGGTGGTCATGAAGCGGGCCGGGGATCCGGCCGAGCTGGTGGCGGCCGCGGTGTTTCTGGCGAGCGACGCGGCCTCGTACATCACGGGGGTCGCGCTGCCGGTGGACGGCGGCATCCTGATCACCTAG